Proteins from a genomic interval of Terriglobia bacterium:
- a CDS encoding efflux RND transporter periplasmic adaptor subunit, whose translation MKNKGPQVGLVLVSFLLLLTLGGCSSAHGNPAAEAPPPVKVVSDVNVSLLSVERPEQFALSTATARATVSKLVVTGTVSPDILRSVPVISLASGRIVAIHAKLGDTVHKGQLLLQVQSSDVAGAFSDYRKAVNDERLARYQLDRAKILYDKGAISKSALETLDDAEQNAAVVLETAHEHLQLLGLDKDHPTGIVRIVAPASGVITDQQVTNAAGVQALGSNPFTISDLSSVWVVCDVYENDLPRVHVGDPAEITLNAYPDKVITGRISNIGAVLDPSIRTAKVRIEVRNPGMMRLGMFVTATFRGVKKETHTEVPASAILHLHDRDWVYVPAEDKKFRRVEVVSGEISPDQMQEVVSGLQPGARVVTNALALQHTVEQ comes from the coding sequence ATGAAAAACAAAGGCCCGCAAGTCGGTCTTGTCCTGGTCTCCTTTCTGTTGCTGCTGACTCTTGGCGGCTGTAGCAGCGCGCATGGAAATCCGGCGGCGGAGGCGCCGCCTCCGGTGAAGGTCGTTTCTGATGTGAACGTCAGCCTTTTGAGCGTGGAGCGTCCGGAACAATTTGCGCTCAGTACGGCAACGGCGCGCGCCACCGTCTCGAAACTGGTTGTCACCGGCACGGTGAGCCCCGACATTCTGCGGAGCGTTCCCGTCATTTCACTGGCTTCCGGCCGCATCGTGGCCATTCACGCCAAGCTGGGCGACACCGTGCACAAGGGTCAGTTGCTGCTGCAAGTGCAGAGCAGCGACGTGGCGGGAGCTTTCTCGGACTATCGCAAGGCGGTCAATGACGAGAGGCTGGCGCGTTATCAGCTCGACCGGGCGAAAATTCTTTACGACAAGGGCGCCATCTCGAAGAGCGCTCTGGAAACTCTTGACGACGCCGAACAGAACGCCGCCGTGGTCCTGGAAACCGCCCATGAGCATCTGCAGTTGCTCGGGTTGGACAAGGACCATCCCACCGGCATCGTCCGAATCGTAGCGCCGGCGTCGGGCGTGATTACCGACCAGCAGGTCACCAATGCCGCGGGAGTGCAGGCATTGGGGTCGAACCCCTTCACGATTTCCGACCTGTCCTCGGTCTGGGTGGTTTGCGATGTCTACGAAAACGATCTCCCCAGGGTTCACGTCGGCGATCCGGCTGAGATCACGTTGAACGCGTATCCCGACAAGGTCATTACCGGCCGGATCAGCAACATCGGCGCGGTGCTTGATCCCAGCATTCGGACCGCAAAAGTCCGCATCGAGGTGCGCAATCCCGGAATGATGCGCCTGGGAATGTTCGTGACTGCCACCTTCCGTGGCGTCAAGAAGGAGACCCACACAGAAGTTCCCGCGTCTGCGATCTTGCATCTCCACGACCGCGATTGGGTCTACGTGCCGGCGGAAGACAAGAAGTTTCGTCGCGTGGAGGTTGTGAGTGGGGAAATTTCGCCGGATCAGATGCAAGAAGTTGTCTCCGGGCTACAACCAGGGGCACGTGTGGTGACGAATGCGCTGGCCTTGCAGCACACGGTCGAGCAGTGA
- a CDS encoding CusA/CzcA family heavy metal efflux RND transporter codes for MIRFLVDFALNNRFVVLATAILLLAWGAISFHNLPVEAYPDIADNYATIITQWPGRSAEEVEQQVTIPVEKEMNGIPHLSHLRSESIFGLSFVILIFDDQSDNDWNRQKVLERLSQVELPPGLQPQMGTDWSTTGQIYWYVLRSTTPTIDLMELKSIEDWTVERELKSVPDIVDVSSFGGTTREYQVRIDPNKLVSYGLTVGQVEQQLANNNINAGGSFVETGLQQMNVRTLGLFTNVKDIEQTVLTAKNGTALRVKDIAEVSQGPKIRLGREGRAILRDNGVIVDNDDVIFAQVMMRKGAHSGPTLEKLHAKVQQMNNGILPPGVKMERMIDRSDLLHYTLHTVLHNLAEGMILVTVILLLFLLSARAALIVAITIPFSLLFASIWLDLTHMEANLLSLGALDFGMVVDGAVVMVENIVRHLSRNSGSDSKVVKTPAVDIRNAAHEVQRPVFYAIAIIITAYLPIFTLQRIEGRLFKPMAWTVAFALLGALAFSIVVIPVLCGLFFRGRIRERRNRVMEFLIKQYRTRLRWAIAHRRITIGAGVALFGVTFFLAFSGAIGSEFLPHLDEGAIWVRGTLLNSTSLTEGVRFTNEARLILASFPEVTQVISEVGRPDDGTDTGGFGNTEYFVDLKPKAQWRPVFHEDKEALIAAMNRELDKKLVGATWNFSQPIEDNVAETESGTKGHLAAKLLGPDLRTLDELGGQIVAAMAPVEGVKDLKLYPTVGQPNLNFTIDRQQAARFGINVADIQDAIETAVGGKAVSQVLHGEARYDVVARYQEPYRNTREAIEKVRLLSPSGERVSLAQLTTVSVRDGAYDIYRENNNRYDAVTFSVRGRDLGTTVEEAMKRINEKVKLPPGYRLEWAGEYESQQRANKRLAIIVPLTIMLIFMILYTLFKSVKWSLLVLGNVVMAPIGGVFALLVTGNNFSVSSGVGFLALFGVSVQTGVIMLDYINQLRARGQSIQQAAVEGAILRLRPIMMTMLVATLGLLPAAMSHAIGSDSQRPFAIVIVGGLIATLGMSIFLLPTLYVWIARPGDVLPDAKEAAEYA; via the coding sequence ATGATTCGCTTCCTCGTAGATTTCGCGCTCAACAACCGGTTTGTCGTGCTGGCGACTGCCATCCTGTTGCTCGCTTGGGGCGCGATCTCGTTCCACAACCTGCCCGTTGAGGCCTATCCCGACATTGCGGATAACTACGCGACCATCATTACCCAGTGGCCAGGCCGGTCTGCCGAGGAAGTGGAACAGCAGGTCACGATCCCGGTCGAAAAGGAGATGAACGGGATTCCTCATCTTTCGCATCTGCGCTCGGAGTCAATCTTCGGTCTGTCATTTGTGATCCTGATCTTCGACGACCAATCCGACAACGATTGGAATCGGCAGAAGGTTTTGGAGAGACTTTCGCAAGTCGAGCTGCCTCCCGGGTTGCAGCCTCAAATGGGCACGGACTGGAGCACGACGGGGCAGATCTACTGGTACGTGCTGCGAAGTACAACGCCCACGATCGACCTCATGGAACTCAAGTCCATTGAGGACTGGACGGTGGAGCGGGAACTCAAATCGGTTCCGGATATCGTCGACGTCAGCAGCTTTGGCGGAACCACGCGGGAGTATCAGGTACGCATCGATCCCAATAAGCTCGTGTCCTACGGACTGACTGTTGGCCAAGTGGAACAACAGTTGGCCAATAACAACATCAATGCGGGCGGCAGCTTCGTGGAAACGGGTTTGCAACAGATGAACGTCCGCACTCTCGGGCTCTTCACCAATGTAAAAGATATCGAGCAGACGGTCTTAACCGCCAAGAACGGGACTGCTCTTCGGGTCAAGGACATAGCCGAGGTAAGCCAAGGCCCCAAAATCCGCCTGGGCCGCGAGGGAAGGGCCATTCTTCGGGACAATGGTGTCATCGTCGACAACGACGATGTCATCTTTGCGCAGGTGATGATGCGCAAGGGCGCACACTCGGGGCCTACCCTTGAAAAGCTTCACGCGAAAGTGCAGCAGATGAACAACGGCATCCTTCCTCCGGGCGTGAAGATGGAACGGATGATCGACCGCAGCGATCTGCTTCATTACACGCTGCACACCGTGCTGCACAACCTGGCGGAGGGGATGATCCTGGTGACCGTCATCCTTTTGCTCTTTCTCCTCAGCGCCCGCGCAGCTCTGATCGTGGCAATCACGATTCCGTTCTCGTTGCTCTTTGCTTCCATCTGGCTCGACCTGACTCATATGGAGGCCAATCTCCTCTCCTTGGGCGCCCTGGACTTTGGGATGGTTGTGGACGGGGCCGTGGTCATGGTCGAGAACATCGTCCGGCATCTCAGTCGCAACAGCGGTTCCGATTCTAAAGTCGTGAAAACACCCGCGGTAGACATACGCAATGCCGCCCACGAAGTGCAACGCCCGGTGTTTTATGCCATTGCCATCATTATCACGGCTTACTTGCCAATTTTCACGCTGCAGCGAATCGAGGGGCGGCTGTTCAAGCCGATGGCTTGGACGGTGGCCTTCGCTCTTCTCGGCGCCCTGGCTTTCTCGATTGTGGTCATCCCTGTTCTCTGTGGTTTGTTCTTCCGCGGGAGAATTCGAGAACGACGCAACCGAGTCATGGAGTTCCTCATCAAGCAGTATCGGACACGGCTGCGCTGGGCCATCGCGCATCGGCGAATCACCATCGGCGCCGGCGTTGCCCTGTTCGGCGTAACCTTTTTCCTAGCCTTCAGCGGAGCGATTGGTTCGGAGTTCTTGCCTCATCTGGACGAAGGCGCAATCTGGGTGCGCGGAACCCTGCTCAACAGTACCAGTCTTACGGAAGGCGTTCGCTTCACCAATGAGGCGCGCCTCATTCTTGCATCGTTCCCTGAGGTGACCCAAGTGATCTCGGAAGTCGGCCGTCCCGACGATGGCACTGATACCGGCGGATTTGGCAACACCGAGTACTTCGTTGACTTGAAGCCAAAAGCGCAATGGAGACCGGTTTTTCATGAGGACAAAGAGGCCCTGATCGCCGCCATGAATCGCGAGCTGGATAAGAAACTGGTGGGAGCTACCTGGAATTTCTCGCAGCCAATTGAAGATAACGTGGCAGAAACGGAAAGCGGCACCAAAGGTCATCTTGCGGCCAAGCTTCTCGGTCCTGACTTAAGGACACTGGATGAGTTGGGTGGGCAGATCGTTGCCGCCATGGCGCCCGTCGAAGGCGTTAAAGATCTGAAGCTTTATCCCACGGTGGGCCAGCCGAATCTGAATTTTACGATTGACCGGCAACAGGCCGCCCGCTTCGGAATCAACGTGGCCGATATTCAAGACGCCATTGAAACTGCGGTAGGCGGAAAGGCGGTAAGTCAAGTACTCCATGGTGAGGCGCGCTATGACGTGGTGGCGCGGTATCAGGAGCCGTATCGCAATACCAGGGAGGCGATCGAAAAGGTCCGCCTGCTTTCCCCCTCGGGAGAACGAGTCTCCCTGGCGCAACTCACCACGGTATCGGTTCGGGATGGCGCCTATGACATTTACCGCGAGAACAATAACCGCTATGACGCCGTGACCTTCAGCGTCCGAGGGCGGGACCTGGGAACCACGGTCGAAGAGGCCATGAAGCGGATCAATGAAAAAGTGAAGCTTCCGCCAGGCTATCGCCTGGAATGGGCCGGTGAATATGAGAGTCAGCAGCGCGCGAACAAACGCTTGGCGATCATCGTTCCGCTCACCATCATGCTCATCTTCATGATCCTCTATACGCTGTTCAAGTCGGTCAAATGGTCGCTGCTGGTTTTGGGCAACGTGGTCATGGCGCCGATCGGCGGTGTGTTCGCGTTGCTGGTTACGGGCAACAACTTCAGTGTTTCCTCGGGCGTCGGATTTCTCGCGCTGTTTGGCGTTTCGGTGCAAACCGGGGTGATCATGCTCGACTACATCAACCAGCTCCGCGCGCGAGGCCAGTCCATCCAGCAGGCTGCGGTCGAGGGCGCCATCTTGAGGCTCCGTCCCATCATGATGACCATGCTGGTGGCAACCTTGGGGTTGCTGCCGGCGGCCATGTCGCACGCCATCGGTTCGGATTCCCAGCGGCCCTTCGCAATCGTAATCGTCGGGGGGCTGATTGCGACCCTGGGAATGAGCATCTTCTTGTTGCCCACTTTGTATGTCTGGATCGCCCGCCCGGGTGACGTTCTGCCAGACGCGAAGGAGGCCGCCGAATACGCATGA
- a CDS encoding outer membrane beta-barrel protein, whose amino-acid sequence MQARIDQLEAELRSKNAREQAPSTASLVGMKTPSAPGEAAAAASPATEPASPDKPAKAEPFAYADWTWLNGTARNKDAVWDSKFFTPEIRFDTHFVHSFNHPKDDSMGGSSEIFRSNEFQVEQISFGGDFHWQNVRGRVLTMNGMFGVTTPRNDASPGRGQWDLRGAYKYVSEAYGGYHFDVNHGLNIDAGIFVSYIGLFSYYNFDNWAYQPSYVSSNTPWFFNGLRIQWFPTDKLKIEPWIINGWQSYGRFGSKPGLGGQILWRPRPWLSFVFNNYGMGEDTLGSGNGQFGRTRIHTDDSVEVKYYDRPQNFLDKMAFSFTADLGCEYGGPVAAGLNVNCHHNTATSKKQTFAGWMLYNRWWFKKDTYGLTIGGGAMSNPGRYLTLLPPINGADAISGSPYFTANPGDPFRAWDASLTFDWMPKQYITFRTEYGYRHANVPYWSGAGGITPPGLNTGTPGVPVGTTTFVPGPQLSATPGSTCVAGAAGWCPDLRKNEASARFAIMVKF is encoded by the coding sequence ATGCAGGCACGTATCGACCAGTTGGAGGCGGAGTTGAGGTCGAAAAACGCGCGCGAACAAGCACCCTCGACCGCGTCACTCGTCGGAATGAAGACTCCGAGTGCGCCAGGCGAAGCAGCGGCGGCCGCCAGCCCGGCGACCGAACCCGCCTCTCCCGATAAGCCCGCAAAAGCGGAGCCTTTCGCCTATGCGGATTGGACCTGGCTCAACGGCACCGCGCGCAACAAGGACGCGGTCTGGGACTCGAAGTTCTTCACCCCGGAAATCAGGTTCGACACTCACTTTGTGCACAGTTTCAATCATCCGAAAGATGACTCGATGGGCGGGTCGAGCGAAATCTTCCGGTCAAACGAATTTCAGGTGGAGCAGATCAGCTTCGGCGGCGACTTCCACTGGCAAAATGTTCGCGGCAGAGTTTTGACCATGAATGGCATGTTCGGCGTCACCACGCCACGCAACGATGCCAGCCCTGGTCGTGGCCAGTGGGACCTCCGGGGCGCGTACAAGTACGTATCAGAAGCCTACGGCGGATACCACTTTGATGTGAACCACGGGCTCAACATCGACGCGGGCATCTTCGTGTCGTACATCGGACTCTTCAGCTACTACAACTTCGATAACTGGGCTTACCAGCCGTCCTATGTGTCGTCCAATACGCCATGGTTTTTCAATGGCCTACGGATACAGTGGTTTCCCACCGACAAGCTGAAGATCGAACCCTGGATCATCAACGGATGGCAGTCCTACGGCAGGTTCGGCAGCAAGCCGGGCCTGGGAGGACAGATCCTGTGGCGCCCGAGACCATGGCTCTCGTTTGTCTTCAATAACTACGGCATGGGCGAAGATACCCTCGGTAGCGGAAACGGTCAGTTTGGCCGTACGCGCATCCATACCGACGACAGTGTCGAGGTCAAATACTACGACCGGCCGCAGAACTTCCTCGACAAGATGGCGTTTTCCTTCACCGCTGACCTGGGATGCGAATACGGCGGCCCAGTTGCTGCCGGCCTGAACGTGAATTGCCATCACAACACTGCGACCAGCAAGAAGCAGACCTTCGCGGGTTGGATGCTCTACAACCGGTGGTGGTTCAAGAAGGACACCTACGGTCTCACCATCGGCGGTGGCGCGATGAGTAATCCGGGGCGCTATCTGACACTGCTGCCGCCCATCAATGGAGCGGATGCTATCTCCGGTTCGCCTTACTTTACGGCCAATCCGGGCGATCCATTCAGAGCCTGGGACGCTTCTCTCACTTTCGATTGGATGCCAAAGCAGTACATTACCTTCCGCACTGAGTATGGCTACCGCCACGCCAACGTGCCCTACTGGAGCGGAGCGGGTGGGATCACGCCTCCCGGCTTGAATACCGGCACACCGGGCGTGCCGGTAGGCACCACTACCTTCGTGCCGGGCCCGCAGTTGTCCGCCACGCCGGGTTCCACTTGTGTGGCAGGAGCGGCAGGTTGGTGCCCGGATCTGCGGAAGAATGAAGCCAGCGCGAGATTCGCGATCATGGTCAAGTTCTAG
- a CDS encoding winged helix-turn-helix domain-containing protein — MASQNVTPRIRRLGRFFRKSSEANNDAHLVEVGDFRIDLDNRSVRIRDRELSLSPEEFDLLVFMAAHPKRIITSHTKLSTRCGNHQVRQVEMLPTLLSLRKKLQTVADGSRYIRTEPWVCYRFEPVAV, encoded by the coding sequence ATGGCAAGCCAGAATGTCACACCCAGAATTCGGCGACTGGGCCGTTTCTTCCGGAAGAGTTCCGAAGCGAATAACGATGCTCACCTGGTCGAAGTTGGCGACTTTCGGATCGATCTCGATAACCGCAGCGTGCGCATTCGGGACCGTGAACTCAGCCTGAGCCCGGAAGAATTCGACCTGCTCGTTTTTATGGCCGCACACCCCAAGAGAATCATTACCTCGCACACGAAGCTCAGCACACGATGCGGCAACCATCAGGTGCGCCAGGTCGAAATGCTGCCAACTCTGCTCAGTCTGCGCAAGAAGCTGCAAACGGTCGCCGATGGCTCGCGGTATATCCGTACGGAACCCTGGGTCTGCTATCGCTTCGAACCTGTCGCAGTGTAG
- a CDS encoding caspase family protein yields the protein MIAINTYETSRRPVHAPAGTAAGKPGSGGRWDGPVWHNLDGALNDLNSVHELLISSKFGFADRNIHMLRDSQATREQILAAMRKYLLEEPAPGDTVVFYYAGHGSQRYNSRSEKPSHLDETMVPADANTGVFDVRDKEIARLLNQVVDKGIRLTAIFDSCHSGSIARGIPVGAPAKARFLPYDPRDANDPPDRTPDGKPVPRPEDRPNGALILSATQSDQLASEWSAEDISHGAFTVAVMDALRVLPADAPAQDIYKRVKVLMQGMGLAEQQPTLAGPAERRQAPLLGPGPRTSALTVAVRSAGVSSDGTLGLDAGLDLGLGKGSELKKVGVPNGEPEIRVRITSAELGRSKAELLPPAKPSQLEAGDLLELDKWVPPEHTRLKVWMPPANLSHAQLAGVAAELRKAKEVVWVDDPLLTSPTHIVAWNGSTWTLSKAGAEAQDLGATPTAEGLLQKLGSGAATARVFLQLSPSKELKAALDLNPAGSVEMVAGPEWAQYLLVGRAKAGRIEYAWVQKNLSEDDKAKWSADERGVLCSPDSPYPPRTDWVEAGETADAVRKTSATLTEYAYGLARVRAWLELPVPPGGQSGAFPYRLALRKLGAAAASAGKPALVDEGPVFDGESYGLVLQASGDIPANLRPKWVYVLGIECNGEGHLLYPLASQGNLQPQRKPGDPEWPRTVELTGDTERIDISAPYGIDTYVLLTTSDQLSDLSAFNFKPVLTRGAERGSLSPLTRLLEGANSNTRGMSPSVPANWSVQYLPIRSMRKPSASAK from the coding sequence TTGATCGCCATCAATACCTACGAAACGAGCCGGAGGCCGGTGCATGCGCCGGCGGGAACCGCGGCGGGAAAACCGGGGTCGGGAGGCCGCTGGGACGGTCCCGTTTGGCACAACCTGGATGGCGCGCTCAACGACCTGAACTCGGTGCACGAGCTGTTGATCAGCTCCAAGTTTGGCTTTGCGGATCGAAACATTCACATGTTGCGCGACAGCCAGGCCACGCGCGAGCAGATCCTCGCCGCCATGCGCAAATACTTGCTGGAGGAACCCGCCCCGGGCGACACGGTGGTGTTCTACTACGCCGGGCATGGCTCCCAGCGCTACAACTCGCGTTCGGAAAAGCCCAGCCACCTCGACGAAACCATGGTTCCCGCCGATGCCAACACCGGCGTGTTCGATGTTCGCGACAAAGAGATCGCGCGCTTGCTGAATCAGGTGGTGGACAAGGGCATTCGCCTCACCGCCATTTTCGACAGTTGTCATAGCGGTTCGATCGCGCGTGGCATCCCGGTCGGCGCCCCTGCCAAGGCACGCTTCCTGCCTTATGATCCCCGCGATGCCAATGACCCGCCGGACCGCACCCCGGATGGCAAGCCGGTCCCCAGGCCCGAGGACCGCCCCAACGGCGCCTTGATCCTTTCCGCGACGCAGAGTGACCAACTGGCCTCGGAGTGGTCGGCAGAAGACATCTCCCATGGCGCGTTTACCGTGGCGGTGATGGACGCTTTGCGGGTGCTCCCTGCCGACGCGCCGGCCCAGGATATCTACAAGCGAGTCAAAGTGCTGATGCAGGGGATGGGTCTGGCCGAGCAACAACCCACGCTCGCCGGACCAGCGGAGCGCAGGCAGGCGCCGTTACTGGGTCCGGGTCCACGCACCAGCGCTCTTACCGTGGCCGTCCGCTCGGCGGGAGTGAGTTCGGATGGAACTTTGGGATTAGACGCAGGTCTTGATCTCGGCCTGGGCAAAGGCAGCGAGCTGAAAAAAGTTGGTGTGCCGAACGGAGAGCCCGAAATTCGAGTGCGGATTACCTCCGCCGAACTGGGCCGGTCAAAGGCCGAATTGCTTCCCCCTGCCAAGCCCAGCCAGCTCGAAGCGGGCGACTTGTTGGAACTCGACAAATGGGTGCCGCCGGAACATACCCGTCTCAAGGTTTGGATGCCCCCGGCCAACCTCTCCCATGCCCAACTGGCCGGAGTCGCGGCGGAATTGCGGAAAGCCAAGGAAGTCGTCTGGGTAGATGATCCCCTGCTGACCTCTCCGACTCATATCGTGGCCTGGAACGGTTCCACCTGGACTCTTTCCAAGGCTGGCGCCGAAGCACAAGACTTGGGCGCCACCCCCACCGCGGAAGGCTTGCTGCAAAAGTTGGGGTCCGGCGCCGCAACGGCCCGCGTCTTCCTGCAACTGTCACCCTCGAAAGAGCTGAAGGCCGCGCTCGACCTCAATCCGGCGGGTTCGGTGGAAATGGTTGCCGGGCCGGAGTGGGCCCAATATCTGCTGGTGGGCCGCGCCAAGGCGGGCAGGATTGAGTATGCCTGGGTGCAGAAAAACTTGAGTGAAGATGACAAGGCAAAATGGAGCGCGGACGAGCGCGGCGTGCTCTGCTCGCCGGATTCTCCCTACCCGCCCAGAACGGATTGGGTGGAAGCCGGAGAAACCGCGGACGCTGTGCGCAAGACTTCCGCCACGCTGACGGAATACGCCTACGGCCTTGCCCGCGTCCGGGCCTGGCTGGAGTTGCCCGTTCCTCCAGGCGGACAGAGCGGCGCTTTTCCTTATCGCCTGGCTCTGAGAAAACTGGGCGCCGCGGCCGCAAGTGCGGGCAAGCCGGCTCTGGTGGACGAAGGGCCCGTCTTTGACGGCGAAAGTTATGGGTTGGTACTCCAGGCTAGTGGCGACATCCCCGCCAACCTCCGGCCGAAATGGGTGTACGTGCTGGGTATCGAGTGCAATGGCGAAGGACACTTGCTGTATCCGCTGGCCAGCCAGGGTAATTTGCAGCCGCAGAGAAAACCGGGCGACCCCGAATGGCCGCGGACAGTTGAGCTGACCGGCGACACGGAGCGGATTGACATTAGTGCGCCCTATGGAATCGACACTTACGTGCTGCTGACTACTTCGGACCAACTTTCCGACCTCAGCGCCTTCAACTTCAAACCGGTGCTGACGCGCGGCGCCGAGCGAGGCTCGCTTTCGCCCTTGACGCGGCTGCTAGAAGGCGCCAACTCGAATACCCGCGGTATGAGCCCCAGCGTTCCTGCAAACTGGTCTGTGCAATATCTCCCGATCCGGAGCATGCGAAAACCCTCGGCTTCCGCAAAGTGA
- a CDS encoding GAF domain-containing protein, which translates to MKMHKQVSIPAPRFDDAEECDTPAAWAARPNSLQDIADLAVKVTGADGAALALENPSGDIVCAARSGEGAPAVGAVLNRSLGISAFCVRRGVVQRCADTETDPRVDAEVCRRLGIRSIMVLPLRRNGRVAGLLSVYSRSASKFDHQDVAKLEYLQSVAAGLADADEATAQLAPELIAAWRPREEPCIEAAPPETAPPPKMEATVIDFPQPAKAGAELESPLGDRGAPTSAPDADELGGWRQPQRSVPRSRTLLIALGIFSIAALALAGLRFTRMHSNASRVQLPPPVVISETPPSTPFPPSEILPTAPPHSVVHDPAAAATAPVAETGVGHVQSITWSLVSGYARIEIGLDRNVQYTASRLDRPERVYFDLRKTRFAPGVRSQEIAVAGPALRGIRSSQYAQDVVRVVLDLNTRAAYRVEFQADPPRLVIEIDSGRKAPLRTADSPAATPRASAGAVSVSWSYWICVG; encoded by the coding sequence ATGAAGATGCACAAGCAGGTCTCAATTCCAGCTCCCCGTTTCGACGACGCGGAGGAGTGCGATACCCCGGCCGCGTGGGCCGCACGGCCTAACTCGCTGCAGGATATCGCCGATCTCGCGGTCAAAGTCACCGGCGCCGACGGCGCCGCCCTGGCGCTGGAGAATCCATCGGGCGACATCGTCTGCGCCGCTCGCAGTGGCGAGGGCGCACCGGCGGTGGGCGCGGTCCTGAATCGTTCCCTCGGAATTTCCGCGTTTTGCGTTCGCAGGGGTGTGGTGCAGCGTTGCGCCGATACCGAGACCGATCCCCGGGTTGATGCCGAAGTGTGCCGGCGACTGGGAATCCGGTCGATCATGGTGCTGCCGCTGCGCCGCAACGGGCGGGTCGCCGGCCTGCTTTCCGTTTACTCCCGTTCCGCTTCGAAGTTCGATCATCAAGATGTGGCCAAATTGGAGTACCTGCAGTCGGTCGCCGCCGGACTCGCGGATGCCGACGAGGCGACGGCGCAGCTTGCCCCGGAACTGATTGCGGCCTGGCGCCCGCGCGAGGAACCTTGCATCGAAGCCGCACCGCCGGAGACAGCCCCGCCCCCGAAGATGGAAGCGACCGTTATTGATTTCCCGCAACCGGCGAAGGCGGGAGCCGAGCTTGAATCTCCGCTTGGCGACCGCGGTGCGCCCACATCGGCGCCGGACGCCGACGAGCTGGGCGGATGGCGGCAGCCGCAGAGGTCCGTGCCACGGTCGCGGACCTTGCTGATTGCTTTGGGAATATTTTCGATCGCAGCGCTTGCGTTGGCCGGGTTGAGGTTCACGAGAATGCACAGCAACGCCTCCCGCGTGCAACTGCCTCCGCCGGTGGTGATCAGCGAAACGCCGCCGAGTACGCCGTTCCCCCCGTCCGAAATTTTGCCGACGGCGCCGCCGCACAGCGTTGTCCACGACCCGGCAGCCGCGGCCACGGCGCCGGTCGCGGAAACCGGCGTGGGGCATGTGCAATCGATCACGTGGTCTTTGGTCTCGGGCTATGCGCGCATCGAGATTGGGCTCGATCGCAACGTGCAGTACACCGCCTCTCGGCTCGACCGGCCGGAACGAGTTTATTTCGATCTGCGCAAGACACGCTTTGCGCCCGGAGTGCGTTCCCAGGAAATCGCCGTTGCCGGACCGGCATTGCGTGGCATTCGAAGTTCGCAATACGCGCAGGACGTGGTCCGTGTCGTGCTCGATTTGAACACCCGGGCTGCTTACCGCGTCGAGTTTCAGGCCGATCCACCTCGGCTCGTGATCGAAATAGATTCCGGGCGTAAAGCGCCCCTCCGCACGGCCGATAGCCCCGCTGCTACGCCCAGGGCCAGCGCGGGCGCGGTGTCGGTGAGTTGGTCGTACTGGATTTGTGTCGGCTGA